One genomic region from Phragmites australis chromosome 1, lpPhrAust1.1, whole genome shotgun sequence encodes:
- the LOC133886354 gene encoding uncharacterized protein LOC133886354: protein MNEEHALNNGNSDVAAKKSVDCNEAIDHSQTNIKFLSPSKGCISEFGRSYTPTEILQSSNGYSNEHSPNKEVTQHVADDGTFKKSPDSYHLETNEQCSIAPVGESSPAKSNVDVKADEVPNVDNQLADLILSKLCKLVPEIDTPTILQAKRNLDSVSASIPAPIHPMNKKFKPVHRNTQYTNLFEPNNLFQLLVPEDECCNNNSTNDNSNIQIHNSSSPMKTKDICGQQYHTVVSSQSTKNTFINQAELENEIIDVDLQFDHVSKNQDSHHSGQHTVHSKVPATSFDGRKVSPLYISDCANNSQSTKAAHVSPEVKFICERKFTDRCNELGNVAEQLYNNRINVQQNKCFVTSSKDGPLAKLHSRLNNAKFPMNTSSSTSAIHQFVHVAKVSSPFGTSSDRFPVTQAHIRYYKILCSLAHSQWSGEDAVQFYKTHVTYGSLGESVEPAGLVDNFFISGYCRKFFEDCHPRKSKKHYFFTSVGDCMLRYKTDYDVKTVKKSFLGANSAHKLHLSHKMFFPICSGKHWFLFIVDLRNKLFAFLDSIFEESDGFQIQMRTALINSFKEAWYEHAEVKLDLEDFRIFYPPVPKQDNGYDCGIFVIKYMELWDANCDLTTMFNQFDIPNIRVLLANDIFFSTRNRIPKTLVQSFCSQDPRIFK, encoded by the exons ATGAATGAGGAGCATGCACTGAATAACGGAAACAGTGATGTTGCTGCGAAAAAGTCTGTTGATTGCAATGAAGCTATTGACCACTCTCAAACCAACATTAAATTTTTGTCGCCAAGCAAAGGATGTATTTCTGAATTTGGAAGATCCTACACTCCAACAGAGATCTTGCAGTCAAGTAATGGTTACTCAAATGAGCATTCACCTAACAAAGAAGTAACTCAACATGTTGCTGATG ATGGTACTTTCAAGAAATCTCCCGATTCTTATCATTTGGAAACAAATGAACAGTGTTCTATTGCACCTGTTGGAGAATCATCACCTGCAAAATCTAATGTTGACGTAAAAGCTGATGAg gtGCCCAATGTGGACAATCAACTAGCTGATCTTATTTTGAGTAAACTTTGCAAACttg tcCCTGAAATTGACACTCCAACAATTCTGCAAGCAAAACGAAACCTTGATTCTGTTTCTGCCTCAATCCCCG CTCCTATTCACCCAATGAATAAGAAGTTCAAACCAGTCCACAGAAACACTCAATACACGAATTTGTTTGAACCcaataatttatttcaattattgGTTCCTGAAGATGAATGTTGCAACAATAATTCTACCAATGACAACAGTAACATTCAAATTCACAATAGTTCTTCCCCAATGAAAACAAAGGACATTTGTGGACAACAATATCATACTGTTGTTAGCTCCCAAAGTACCAAGAATACTTTCATTAACCAAGCTGAGTTAGAAAACGAG ATAATTGATGTCGACTTGCAATTTGATCATGTTTCCAAGAATCAAGACTCTCAT CATTCTGGTCAACACACGGTTCATTCCAAAGTCCCTGCAACTTCATTTGATGGGAGAAAGGTTTCACCCCTATACATTTCTGATTGTGCCAATAATTCACAATCAACAAAAGCTGCCCAT GTTTCTCCTGAAGTGAAATTTATTTGTGAAAGAAAATTTACTGATAGATGCAATGAGTTAGGTAATGTCGCGGAGCAGCTGTATAACAACCGTATCAATGTTCAACAGAATAAATGTTTTGTAACTTCTAGCAAAGATGGTCCACTTGCAAAACTTCATTCTCGTTTGAACAATGCCAAATTTCCTATGAATACAAGCTCCTCTACTTCAGCAATTCATCAATTTGTACATGTTGCAAAGGTTTCTTCCCCTTTCGGCACATCATCTGACCGATTCCCTGTAACACAAGCACATATTCGATACTACAAAATTCTGTGTAGTCTTGCACACAGTCAATGGAGTGG TGAAGATGCTGTTCAGTTCTATAAAACTCATGTCACTTATGGCTCTCTGGGCGAATCTGTTGAGCCTGCTGGACTTGTTGATAATTTCTTCATTTCTGGCTATTGTCGCAAGTTTTTTGAGGATTGTCACCCAAGAAAATCAAAGAAACACTATTTTTTCACATCCGTGGgg gATTGTATGCTGAGATATAAAACTGACTATGATGTTAAGACTGTAAAGAAGTCTTTTCTTGGTGCAAACTCTGCCCACAAACTTCATCTTTCTCACAAg ATGTTTTTCCCGATTTGTAGTGGTAAACATTGGTTTTTGTTTATTGTTGACTTGAGGAACAAGTTGTTTGCATTCTTGGATTCTATATTTGAGGAAAGCGATGggtttcaaattcaaatgagGACTGCTCTT ATTAATTCATTCAAGGAAGCTTGGTACGAACATGCAGAAGTGAAATTGGATTTAGAggattttagaattttttaccCACCTGTTCCCAAGCAAGATAATGG TTATGActgtggtatttttgtaatcaAGTACATGGAGTTGTGGGATGCAAATTGTGACTTGACAACCATGTTTAATCAGTTCGATATTCCAAACATCCGCGTCCTGCTTGCAaatgatattttctttagtaCAAGAAATCGCATTCCCAAGACATTAGTGCAAAGTTTTTGCTCACAG GATCCTCGTATATTCAAATAA
- the LOC133928605 gene encoding protein FAR1-RELATED SEQUENCE 3-like, producing MSLEEKAMIRTLKKVNIPTRSMIAILSYIRGGRSALTYDTKDVANYSFKIGRERTMNDMTQMLEFFSEKQSENPGFYYAIDMDMNTNKVKNIFWADAKAREYYARYGDCISFDTTFLTNKYNLPFAPFVGVSAHGNTYLFACAFLGDETASTFSWVFKQFIKAMNGKHPQTIVTDQDGAMKKAIKEIFPNTKHRNCYFHIKKKMGEKCGRCFEANKGLYWEIEDILDNSLTRQEFEDLWTKMINKYNLQNIKYLQEMWKTKERFVPVYFKNDFFPFIQSTARSEGTNGVFKKGVGPQFSVSSFLIEYQRITDTIHNREDRFDYETRNRKRKMLWSSYTIEDQAHDLYNRSIFVKFQHKLKETTALQVDPIEENKMYEVYTDKNQPLQPYRLRKYMVLVNIPEEEYSCVCGMFQKDGILCSHILKVMLDMKINKIPDKYIIERWRKNEKKMIKDIPVIEPAENSTLRFNILSRMFVTMASNGSKTKRKYEYLLESMKTVQEGMHALDEEEDVEASNGLSHAQSNSTRTMINGVIDGAECSSEIQLENPDKIKPKGRPHKQRIPTIVEGIKMNNKKGVIKRKNGCSHCRSKEHNRQNCPNKHIHYDLPKKKRQKKTTGEQGGKKSENDCPRLQVQGQVIQNM from the exons ATGTCTCTAGAAGAAAAAGCAATGATAAGAACGCTTAAAAAGGTAAACATCCCAACTAGAAGCATGATAGCAATTTTGTCATACATCAGAGGAGGGAGATCTGCTCTGACATACGACACAAAGGATGTTGCAAATTATAGCTTCAAGATAGGCAGAGAAAGAACGATGAATGACATGACACAGATGCTTGAATTTTTCAGTGAGAAGCAATCTGAAAATCCTGGATTCTACTATGCTATAGACATGGATATGAACACAAACaaggtgaaaaatatattttgggcAGATGCAAAAGCAAGAGAATACTATGCAAGGTATGGGGATTGTATCAGCTTCGATACAACATTCCTAACAAACAAGTACAACCTACCATTTGCCCCATTTGTAGGAGTGTCAGCTCATGGCAACACTTATCTATTTGCTTGCGCATTCCTGGGTGATGAAACTGCTTCAACTTTCAGTTGGGTGTTCAAACAATTCATTAAAGCAATGAATGGCAAACATCCTCAGACAATAGTCACAGATCAAGATGGAGCAATGAAGAAAGCAATAAAAGAAATATTCCCCAACACAAAGCACAGGAACTGCTACTTCCACATCAAAAAAAAGATGGGAGAGAAATGTGGGAGATGTTTTGAAGCAAATAAAGGTTTGTACTGGGAGATTGAGGACATATTGGACAACTCACTGACAAGACAAGAATTTGAAGATTTGTGGACAAAAATGATAAACAAGTACAACCTACAAAACATCAAATACTTGCAAGAAATGTGgaaaacaaaagagagatttgttCCAGTGTATTTCAAGAATGATTTCTTCCCATTCATTCAGAGCACAGCAAGGAGCGAGGGCACAAATGGAGTTTTCAAAAAAGGTGTTGGACCTCAATTCAGTGTCAGTAGCTTCTTGATAGAATACCAAAGAATAACTGACACAATCCATAACAGAGAAGATAGGTTTGACTATGAGACaagaaatagaaaaaggaaaatgttgTGGTCAAGTTACACAATTGAAGATCAGGCACATGATTTGTATAACAGGTCAATATTTGTGAAATTTCAGCATAAATTAAAGGAAACTACAGCACTACAAGTAGACCCGATTGAGGAGAACAAGATGTATGAAGTTTACACAGATAAGAATCAACCATTACAGCCCTATAGGCTGAGGAAGTACATGGTACTGGTGAACATACCTGAAGAAGAGTACAGTTGTGTGTGTGGGATGTTCCAAAAAGATGGAATCCTTTGCTCTCACATCCTAAAGGTGATGTTGGACATGAAAATCAATAAAATACCAGATAAGTACATAATTGAAAGATGGAGGAAGAATGAGAAAAAGATGATCAAAGATATACCTGTCATTGAGCCGGCAGAAAACAGTACACTCAGGTTCAACATCTTGTCAAGAATGTTTGTTACTATGGCATCAAATGGGtcaaaaacaaaaaggaaatatGAGTACCTCCTGGAATCAATGAAAACAGTGCAAGAAGGAATGCATGCATTggatgaagaggaagatgtaGAGGCCTCAAATGGGTTAAGTCATGCTCAAAGCAACAGCACAAGAACAATGATTAATGGTGTCATAGATGGAGCAGAATGCAGCTCAgaaattcaactagaaaatcCAGACAAGATTAAACCGAAGGGGAGACCACATAAACAAAGGATACCGACTATTGTGGAGGGCATCAAGATGAATAATAAGAAAGGCGTCATCAAGAGAAAGAACGGTTGTAGTCACTGCAGATCAAAAGAACATAATAGGCAAAACTGTCCCAATAAGCACATTCACTATGATTTGCCTAAGAAAAAGAGGCAAAAGAAGACAACAGGAGAACAAGGAG GAAAAAAATCAGAGAATGATTGCCCAAGGCTTCAAGTGCAAGGACAAGTAATTCAGAACATGTAG
- the LOC133886362 gene encoding uncharacterized protein LOC133886362, with protein MYMTTSRVDEMASDVFGTQSNRMPLDEINTSSIIDKLYDKGIEKTHQNCATDDQIKITEHYEREESLISDLNPWDQGVFDNMNLEMVNESNEIEEHLQQIIHEHSRCPENVGVDNHTDEETNKELTEEDIEIFLENEELAAKQGNNVQIDTELTPEMGMEFDSSEAAHRFFNFYAYLAGFSVVVAGTYHTQSKKRNNELTRLTLRCNKHGPGNEITNSALRKMGYGE; from the exons ATGTATATGACAACAAGCAGAGTAGATGAAATGGCATCAGATGTATTTGGTACACAAAGCAATAGAATGCCACTTGATgag ATAAATACTTCAAGTATAATTGACAAGTTGTATGACAAAGGCATAGAAAAGACACATCAAAATTGCGCTACTGATGATCAG ATCAAAATTACAGAACACTATGAAAGGGAAGAAAGCTTAATATCAGATTTGAATCCATGGGACCAGGGTGTATTTGACAACATGAATCTTGAAATG GTAAATGAGAGCAATGAAATAGAAGAGCATTTGCAGCAGATTATTCATGAACATTCAAGATGTCCAGAGAATGTAGGTGTTGATAATCATACAGATGAGGAAACAAACAAAGAATTGACAGAAGAAGACATAGAAATTTTCTTGGAAAATGAAGAGTTGGCAGCAAAACAAGGGAATAATGTCCAGATAGATACTGAGTTGACACCAGAAATGGGTATGGAATTTGATAGCTCAGAAGCAGCACATCGTTTCTTCAACTTCTATGCATATCTGGCAGGGTTTTCTGTGGTTGTAGCTGGTACTTATCATACACagagcaaaaaaagaaacaatgaaCTTACTAGGCTGACACTGAGGTGCAACAAGCATGGTCCAGGGAATGAGATAACAAATAGTGCAT TGAGAAAAATGGGATATGGAGAATAA
- the LOC133928597 gene encoding uncharacterized protein LOC133928597 gives MARGLHAALSFPSRLGATAALSPRRSIRVAARPVGRRGGSLTTVRAGGPPSTGALILAFVLPLSLFVGTLVTAARVADDLDERFLREMEINQAIMEENEASDEDIGEEEDDDREYDEGEEEEQPPVEKKEAVVIGVGPRTRNRPRRQV, from the exons ATGGCGCGGGGCCTCCACGCTGCTCTCTCGTTCCCGTCGCGTCTCGGCGCGACCGCGGCACTGTCCCCCCGCCGATCGATACGTGTCGCCGCCAGGCCAGTGGGGAGACGCGGCGGCAGCCTCACGACCGTGCGGGCCGGCGGACCGCCGAGCACGGGCGCGCTCATCCTGGCATTCGTGCTGCCGCTTTCCCTCTTCGTAGGAACCCTCGTCACCGCCGCCCGCGTCGCCGACGACCTCGACGAGCGCTTCCTACGGGAG ATGGAGATCAACCAAGCGATAATGGAAGAGAACGAGGCATCTGACGAAGATATCggcgaagaagaagatgacgacaGAGAGTACGatgaaggggaggaggaagagcagcCGCCGGTGGAGAAAAAAGAGGCCGTTGTTATTGGTGTTGGTCCACGCACCAGGAACAGGCCGAGAAGGCAAGTATAA